The Calditrichota bacterium genome has a segment encoding these proteins:
- a CDS encoding HAD-IB family phosphatase, whose protein sequence is GTVAAQDVGDGLFARFAHPDWRKAVQAWKQGLISSRECLERECRLARVTRAALDAYAEEQELDPHFRTFADFCAERHIPLMVLSDGLDYYIARILRRHGLAHIPFRSNHLVFGADGTIRPEFPYFELGCRVCGNCKGYHVRTHRQDGEVVVYVGDGFSDRCGVAEADVVLAKGDLLRYCQGEGIAHAPFTTFADVLTYVRTILSGHTD, encoded by the coding sequence GGCACCGTAGCTGCCCAGGACGTCGGTGACGGGCTCTTTGCTCGCTTTGCCCACCCAGACTGGCGCAAAGCGGTTCAGGCATGGAAGCAGGGGCTGATAAGCTCCCGCGAATGCTTGGAGAGGGAGTGTCGTCTCGCCCGCGTCACGCGTGCTGCTCTGGACGCCTATGCAGAGGAACAGGAGCTTGACCCCCACTTTCGTACGTTTGCGGACTTTTGCGCCGAGCGCCACATACCCTTGATGGTGCTGAGCGATGGCCTTGACTATTACATCGCGCGCATCCTGAGGCGACATGGGCTGGCGCACATCCCCTTTCGCAGCAACCATCTCGTGTTCGGCGCCGATGGCACGATCCGTCCGGAATTCCCCTACTTCGAGCTCGGGTGCAGGGTGTGCGGCAATTGCAAAGGCTATCACGTGCGTACGCACCGCCAAGACGGAGAGGTGGTGGTCTACGTCGGCGACGGCTTCTCCGACCGGTGTGGGGTAGCCGAGGCCGACGTGGTGCTCGCCAAGGGGGACCTGCTCCGCTATTGCCAGGGCGAGGGGATTGCCCATGCCCCATTCACGACATTTGCGGATGTCCTG